The window GCGAGCGCCCTGCTGATCGCCGGCGTGGCCGGCGGTTCGTTGGTCGCCCGTAGCGGCTTCTTCGAGAGGCCGGACGATGCGGGCACGACGCCGTCGTCGGAGATCGTCGCGGACGCCCAGACCATCGAGCTGCTCCCCGTGGGTGAGGCGGACATGCACGCCGAGGTGGTGGCGACGCCCACGAGCTGGGGGACCAAGCTCGAGTGGAGCTGCGAGTACCCGCCGGTGCCCGGGCAGCCGTCGGGCGGTAGCTACGGATCGCAGGAGCCCATCCAGTACGAGCTCGTGGTGGTCGGCCGGGACGGCGAGCGCACGGTCGCGGGGACGTGGTTGTGGTCGGGCGGCGAGATCGCGGACCTGGACGCGTCGTCGCACGTGCCGCTGACCGATGTGGACCGCATCGAGATCACGCTCGACGGGCAGGAGGAGGCACTGGCGTCGGCGACGCTGTAACCCTGCTGGCGCGACCCGCCGTCACGACCCTGCCGTCACGACCGCGGTACGGGCTCCGGCCGCGGCGCCAGGACCACCACCGCCGTCTCGGTAGACCGGAGCGCGGCGTAGTCGTCCAGGTGTGCATCGAGCTCGCGCCACCTGGCCCACAGCCGGGTGCGCTCGTCGCCCTGCGCGATGTGCGACCGCACGGTGCGCTCCCCGTCGACGAGGTCCACGCAGGCCTCCGGGTGCTCCCGCAGGTTGCGCAGCCAGGCGGGCTCGCCGTCGGCCCAGCCGTTCATCGCCAGCAGGAGCAGGTCAGGGCCGTCCTCGATGTAGGCGAGGAGCACGCTGTGCTCGCACCCGGTGCGGCACCCGGTGGTGGTCAGGCGCAGCGTTCCCCAGCTCTTCCCCTTCGGACGGCGCAGGCCGATCCGGCCTCCGGTGATGCGGTACAGACGGCGGTGCAGCCCCCACACGGTGCGGACGAACCAGCGCGGTGCGACGCGCGGCGTCGTCTTCTGCTCGACTGACTTGTGTTCGTTCGACACGGTGACCCTCCGGGCACTCGGTTCGAGCCGCCGGGTGCGCTCGTCACTGAGCGACCGGCCTTCTCCACCCAGGGTAGAGACCACACCCCGGTCGCGACCAGAGGCGACCGGGGTGAGCGGACGGGTCGATCAGCCCCAGATCGCTTCCGCCCACTCCGGGTGGTCGATGAACGGGTTCCGGTTGCCCTGGTAGTCCTCGTAGATGATGTCGTTGCGGTTGGCCTCGGACGTGGAGACCGGGTCCTCGGCGTTCCAGTCCAGCAGCACCGAGATCCGGCCGTGGAACGGGACGGAGCCGTTGCCGGCGGTGTCGTTGGTCTCCAGGTCGGCGAAGGCGTCCTCGCCCTCGTAGCGCACCGCCATGTAGAGGATCATGCGCGCGACGTCGCCCTTGACGGCGTCGCGAGGCTCGAACGAGTTCGAGTCGGTGTAGCTGCCCGGTGCGCCGCTGACCGCGCTGCCGCCGTTGTCGAAGTCCTTGTTGCCACGGGTGCTGTTGACCTGGACGTCCTCGGGGCGCAGGTGGTGCAGGTCGGTGCCGGGGCCCGCCGTCGTGCCGAAGTCGCCGTGCGACTGCGCCCATACGTGCTCGCGGTTCCAGTTGCCGACGGCACCGCCGTTGAGGCTCTTCGCGCGCGACTGGCCGCCGTACAGGAGGATCACGTTGTTCGAGTTGTTGGGGTCCTGGTCGGTGACCATCAGCGCGGTCCACACCTGGCTGTAGGACAGC is drawn from Promicromonospora sp. Populi and contains these coding sequences:
- a CDS encoding anti-sigma factor, which codes for MNSAAEGGHGDRYAEWDAAYVLGALSPSDRRAFEHHLAECDACRGAVAELAGLPGLLSTLTPAHAESLVTEEPGLQLPDGGAPALPGAGPAGDSGTGMAQVIPLANLASVARRSRFRRRTLGAVAASALLIAGVAGGSLVARSGFFERPDDAGTTPSSEIVADAQTIELLPVGEADMHAEVVATPTSWGTKLEWSCEYPPVPGQPSGGSYGSQEPIQYELVVVGRDGERTVAGTWLWSGGEIADLDASSHVPLTDVDRIEITLDGQEEALASATL
- a CDS encoding nitroreductase/quinone reductase family protein → MSNEHKSVEQKTTPRVAPRWFVRTVWGLHRRLYRITGGRIGLRRPKGKSWGTLRLTTTGCRTGCEHSVLLAYIEDGPDLLLLAMNGWADGEPAWLRNLREHPEACVDLVDGERTVRSHIAQGDERTRLWARWRELDAHLDDYAALRSTETAVVVLAPRPEPVPRS
- a CDS encoding endonuclease I family protein, with protein sequence MSGLSALVVAAGLLTAPGAVAQEGAAQGVAAIPPGYYNGTAGLTGEALKSELNDIISVSTRLSYSQVWTALMVTDQDPNNSNNVILLYGGQSRAKSLNGGAVGNWNREHVWAQSHGDFGTTAGPGTDLHHLRPEDVQVNSTRGNKDFDNGGSAVSGAPGSYTDSNSFEPRDAVKGDVARMILYMAVRYEGEDAFADLETNDTAGNGSVPFHGRISVLLDWNAEDPVSTSEANRNDIIYEDYQGNRNPFIDHPEWAEAIWG